In Priestia megaterium NBRC 15308 = ATCC 14581, the following proteins share a genomic window:
- the pnpS gene encoding two-component system histidine kinase PnpS has product MNKFRSRLLLALLVLIIIVLVGLGLLLGQLFKNFYFQTFQERMEKEAKLVEMYISEEGITSPALKSKVDQISHSLSVRTTIVQKDGKILVDSNPGSKQQRIEKSIVIQQVLKKQLNSKKSFDQIKEDYDLYYYGIPLIIEGKQEGFVVLSTSFDSLKQVNQQIWGLLIGSLGLALIVILLLGVKIMGRYTRPIESATKVAMELAKGNYKARTYEDYVDETGMLSQSINALARNLQESITNQEMQQDRLRTLIENMGSGMLLIDSRGYINLVNRAYKEQFHIHPDDFLYHLYYEVFEHREIIKLVEKIFMTEVKVRKQVVLPLNIERRYFDVYGAPIIGLNDEWKGIVLVFHDITELKKLEQVRRDFVANVSHELKTPITSIKGFSETLLDGAMEDPQLRQQFLSIILTESQRMESLIQDLLDLSKVEQQGFKLSIHSVDLNTLLYEVTTVLSNRATEKEITLTLDTLPEEAWIDGDSQRLMQVFVNLIGNALMYTMPGGTVHVSLEEEEETITVHVQDTGIGIDSDEISRIFERFYRVDKARSRNSGGTGLGLAIVKHLVEAHKGEIEVKSEVNKGTTFSVKLHKYLPQM; this is encoded by the coding sequence ATGAATAAATTTCGTTCAAGGCTACTTTTGGCTCTATTAGTACTTATTATTATTGTATTAGTAGGTCTTGGCCTGCTGCTGGGACAGTTGTTTAAAAACTTTTATTTTCAGACGTTTCAAGAGCGAATGGAAAAAGAGGCAAAGCTTGTAGAAATGTACATTAGCGAAGAAGGTATCACAAGTCCTGCTTTAAAATCTAAAGTTGATCAAATCAGCCATTCGTTAAGTGTACGAACGACTATCGTTCAAAAAGACGGAAAAATATTAGTTGACTCAAATCCAGGCAGCAAGCAGCAAAGAATCGAAAAAAGTATCGTAATCCAACAAGTATTAAAAAAGCAGTTAAACAGTAAAAAAAGCTTTGATCAAATTAAAGAAGATTATGACTTATATTACTATGGTATCCCGCTGATTATAGAAGGTAAGCAAGAGGGATTTGTTGTGCTGAGTACATCGTTTGATTCATTAAAACAGGTAAATCAGCAAATTTGGGGCCTTCTTATTGGAAGCTTAGGTCTAGCTTTGATTGTGATTTTACTTTTAGGTGTAAAGATTATGGGACGCTATACCCGTCCTATTGAATCGGCAACCAAAGTGGCTATGGAACTTGCAAAAGGGAATTATAAAGCTCGTACATATGAAGATTATGTAGATGAAACAGGGATGCTGAGTCAGTCTATTAACGCACTTGCTCGTAATCTGCAAGAGTCTATCACTAATCAAGAAATGCAGCAGGACAGGCTGCGCACGCTAATTGAAAATATGGGAAGCGGCATGCTTCTTATTGATAGTCGAGGCTATATAAACTTAGTGAATCGAGCTTATAAAGAGCAGTTTCATATACATCCGGATGACTTCCTTTATCATTTGTATTACGAGGTATTTGAGCATAGAGAAATCATTAAGCTTGTGGAAAAAATATTTATGACGGAAGTAAAGGTTCGAAAACAAGTGGTCCTGCCTTTAAATATTGAACGAAGATATTTTGATGTTTACGGAGCGCCGATTATTGGCTTAAACGATGAATGGAAAGGGATTGTGCTTGTTTTTCATGATATTACCGAGCTAAAAAAACTAGAACAAGTTCGCCGTGACTTTGTAGCGAATGTGTCTCATGAACTAAAAACTCCTATTACGTCTATAAAAGGGTTTAGTGAGACATTGTTAGACGGTGCCATGGAAGATCCACAGCTGCGTCAGCAGTTTCTATCGATCATTTTAACGGAAAGTCAGCGCATGGAGAGCTTGATTCAAGATCTTTTAGATTTGTCTAAAGTTGAACAGCAAGGCTTTAAACTAAGCATTCATTCAGTAGATTTGAATACGCTTCTTTACGAAGTGACGACCGTGCTATCAAACCGAGCAACTGAAAAAGAAATCACGCTAACGTTAGATACGCTTCCAGAAGAAGCGTGGATTGATGGTGACAGTCAGCGCCTTATGCAAGTGTTTGTTAACTTAATCGGCAATGCGCTCATGTATACAATGCCTGGAGGAACTGTTCACGTTTCGCTTGAAGAGGAAGAAGAAACGATTACGGTTCATGTTCAAGATACAGGTATCGGTATTGATTCTGATGAAATTTCACGTATTTTTGAGCGCTTTTACCGAGTAGATAAGGCAAGAAGCCGTAATTCCGGAGGAACAGGTCTTGGATTAGCAATTGTTAAACATCTTGTTGAAGCTCATAAAGGGGAAATTGAAGTGAAAAGTGAAGTCAATAAAGGGACAACTTTTTCGGTGAAGCTGCACAAGTATTTGCCGCAGATGTAA
- a CDS encoding response regulator transcription factor, giving the protein MSKKLLVVDDEQSISTLLQYNLQQAGFTVETAEDGEEGYNKALEGKPDLIVLDLMLPKMDGIEVCKKLRQQKVMTPILMLTAKDDEFDKVLGLELGADDYMTKPFSPREVVARVKAILRRTQIIAQENEQEEDGERIMIGDLKILPDHYEAYFNQEQLELTPKEFELLLYLAKYKGRVLTRDQLLSAVWNYDFAGDTRIVDVHISHLREKIEHNTRKPVYIKTIRGLGYKLEEPKVDE; this is encoded by the coding sequence ATGAGTAAGAAATTATTAGTCGTAGATGATGAACAATCAATTTCAACATTATTACAATATAATTTACAGCAAGCTGGCTTTACAGTAGAAACAGCTGAAGACGGGGAAGAAGGATACAACAAGGCACTAGAAGGAAAACCGGATTTAATTGTGTTAGACTTGATGCTTCCTAAGATGGATGGAATTGAAGTTTGTAAAAAGCTTCGTCAGCAAAAAGTGATGACGCCTATTTTAATGTTAACTGCAAAAGACGATGAGTTCGACAAAGTATTAGGGCTAGAGCTTGGCGCAGATGACTACATGACAAAACCATTTAGCCCTCGAGAAGTAGTAGCGCGTGTAAAAGCCATTTTACGCAGAACACAAATCATTGCTCAGGAAAATGAACAAGAGGAAGATGGCGAGCGCATCATGATCGGTGATTTAAAAATTCTTCCAGATCATTATGAGGCCTACTTTAATCAAGAGCAGCTTGAGCTTACTCCGAAAGAATTTGAGTTATTATTATATTTGGCAAAATACAAAGGACGGGTATTAACTCGTGATCAGCTGCTAAGTGCAGTGTGGAATTATGATTTTGCCGGAGATACGCGAATTGTAGATGTTCACATCAGCCATTTGCGTGAGAAAATTGAGCACAATACGCGAAAACCTGTTTATATAAAAACGATTAGAGGATTAGGATATAAGCTGGAGGAACCAAAGGTAGATGAATAA